One stretch of Deltaproteobacteria bacterium DNA includes these proteins:
- a CDS encoding prepilin-type N-terminal cleavage/methylation domain-containing protein — translation MSAQSRMIRRGLCVSSGNSCSGPRVRRGSSASTGFPRAKTRPLAGRRSRFAPTGWSIRFSFMSAPPKERERLSWSGPSILGPGWRTGISVRRCPMRGERSGFTLMEVLVALAVLALGLTAVIQAVTSNQDAVLTAREMTLAGTLAASKMDEIEAVGLDEWFQTGGDFEVFWPGFSWELDRKSHDLDGLRLAVLSVRYRGKNLVDLERVFLAVP, via the coding sequence ATGTCGGCCCAGTCGAGGATGATCCGGAGGGGCCTATGCGTGTCGAGCGGGAACTCGTGTTCCGGCCCAAGGGTGAGACGAGGGTCATCGGCGTCCACTGGCTTTCCACGGGCCAAGACCAGACCTCTGGCCGGGCGTCGATCACGTTTCGCCCCAACGGGTTGGTCGATCCGGTTCTCATTCATGTCGGCCCCTCCGAAGGAGAGGGAAAGACTGTCATGGTCCGGGCCTTCAATCCTAGGCCCAGGGTGGAGAACGGGTATATCCGTCCGTCGGTGCCCGATGCGGGGTGAACGATCCGGCTTCACACTGATGGAAGTCTTGGTGGCTTTGGCCGTCCTGGCCCTGGGCCTCACGGCGGTCATTCAGGCCGTGACCTCCAATCAGGACGCGGTGCTGACTGCCAGGGAAATGACCCTGGCCGGGACTCTGGCGGCTTCCAAGATGGATGAGATCGAGGCCGTCGGCCTGGACGAGTGGTTCCAGACCGGAGGGGATTTTGAAGTTTTTTGGCCGGGGTTTTCCTGGGAACTCGACCGGAAGAGCCACGATCTTGATGGTCTGCGTCTGGCTGTGCTGAGCGTCAGGTATCGGGGAAAGAATCTGGTCGATCTCGAGAGGGTTTTTCTTGCCGTTCCGTAG
- a CDS encoding prepilin-type N-terminal cleavage/methylation domain-containing protein, which translates to MPFRRDRAGFTLMEVLVAMVLAAIIAASVFTVFDRTLEVGSEVEGSGRILQMVRMTLDRLAVDLRSLARNEDRKTNGTGDEDAFLFLGASPESALVPDDNGTGLVLMSFPTWSSLDTAQTLGRWRLNRVSYIVRASAGAGSLVRREEPFMDMESCQAPVEVEVADEVTGVRLIFVDREGRETDAWNMDGEGLDPPVLVRFQLTCRADSLGEWTLERSILPGFSVNGPEKGDEN; encoded by the coding sequence TTGCCGTTCCGTAGGGACCGCGCCGGGTTCACCCTCATGGAGGTCCTGGTGGCCATGGTCCTGGCGGCCATAATCGCGGCCAGCGTCTTTACCGTATTCGACCGGACTCTGGAGGTCGGCTCCGAGGTCGAGGGTTCGGGCAGGATTCTGCAGATGGTCCGGATGACACTTGACCGCCTGGCCGTAGATCTGCGGAGCCTGGCCCGGAATGAAGATCGAAAGACCAATGGCACTGGGGACGAGGACGCATTCCTTTTCCTGGGCGCCTCGCCGGAATCGGCTCTCGTACCCGATGACAACGGCACCGGGCTGGTTTTGATGAGTTTTCCGACTTGGTCCAGTCTGGACACCGCCCAGACCCTCGGCAGATGGCGTTTGAACAGGGTGTCCTACATCGTCCGAGCCTCGGCTGGGGCCGGATCCCTGGTCCGGCGCGAGGAGCCCTTCATGGACATGGAGTCATGCCAGGCCCCTGTCGAGGTGGAGGTGGCCGACGAGGTGACTGGGGTCCGTCTGATTTTTGTTGATCGAGAGGGGCGGGAAACGGACGCCTGGAACATGGATGGAGAAGGCCTCGATCCACCAGTCCTGGTCCGTTTCCAGCTGACCTGCCGGGCCGATAGCCTGGGCGAGTGGACCCTGGAGCGGAGCATCCTTCCCGGGTTTTCCGTAAATGGGCCGGAGAAGGGCGATGAGAACTGA
- a CDS encoding type II secretion system protein, whose protein sequence is MTNSISSASGPTAKRAARAKMRMSRAGSPTNRGFTLLELVMVLAVIGIGLGLVVPVIGDGLFGAGADGQVRRLLAMVGQAREQAMLDGKIWTISMDVGPVEDDPEGPMRVERELVFRPKGETRVIGVHWLSTGQDQTSGRASITFRPNGLVDPVLIHVGPSEGEGKTVMVRAFNPRPRVENGYIRPSVPDAG, encoded by the coding sequence ATGACGAATTCGATATCGTCAGCTTCGGGGCCGACGGCGAAGAGGGCGGCGAGGGCAAAAATGCGGATGTCAAGAGCTGGGAGCCCGACGAATAGGGGCTTCACACTGCTGGAGCTTGTCATGGTCCTGGCGGTCATCGGTATCGGCCTGGGTCTGGTCGTTCCGGTCATCGGGGACGGTCTCTTCGGGGCCGGCGCTGACGGACAGGTCCGTCGGCTGCTGGCCATGGTCGGACAAGCCCGGGAGCAGGCCATGCTCGACGGCAAGATCTGGACGATCAGCATGGATGTCGGCCCAGTCGAGGATGATCCGGAGGGGCCTATGCGTGTCGAGCGGGAACTCGTGTTCCGGCCCAAGGGTGAGACGAGGGTCATCGGCGTCCACTGGCTTTCCACGGGCCAAGACCAGACCTCTGGCCGGGCGTCGATCACGTTTCGCCCCAACGGGTTGGTCGATCCGGTTCTCATTCATGTCGGCCCCTCCGAAGGAGAGGGAAAGACTGTCATGGTCCGGGCCTTCAATCCTAGGCCCAGGGTGGAGAACGGGTATATCCGTCCGTCGGTGCCCGATGCGGGGTGA